A single window of Hymenobacter sp. APR13 DNA harbors:
- a CDS encoding carboxypeptidase-like regulatory domain-containing protein, producing the protein MKLTASPFDPQTGELLPVYRDAYLNGDLTRSSAKAVESYLGRDDDQAHETLTRWQELHAAETVAAPTWVQKQIQYIRAEPVRFRRRATTLVASAALLGTMVFAGTHLPTERTPVADNLPTEMAAAEAAAPAAVASSMVAARTMTVRGRILDENGAPLVGATVLHPGSLSGVSTNAAGEYMMQVPAGTTTLKYGYGGYQDEELTVQKSTTSNVTLLPQQKEKKRHWWQF; encoded by the coding sequence ATGAAATTGACTGCTTCTCCTTTTGATCCGCAAACCGGCGAGCTGCTGCCCGTGTACCGCGACGCCTACCTCAACGGCGACCTTACCCGGTCGTCGGCTAAGGCTGTGGAAAGCTACTTGGGCCGCGACGACGACCAGGCCCACGAAACCCTAACCCGCTGGCAGGAACTGCACGCGGCAGAAACCGTGGCGGCGCCTACCTGGGTGCAAAAGCAAATCCAGTACATCCGGGCCGAGCCCGTACGCTTCCGGCGGCGGGCCACCACGCTGGTAGCCTCGGCGGCCCTGCTGGGCACCATGGTATTTGCCGGCACTCACCTGCCCACCGAGCGCACGCCCGTAGCCGACAACCTGCCCACCGAAATGGCCGCCGCCGAAGCTGCTGCTCCGGCTGCCGTTGCTTCGTCGATGGTGGCCGCCCGCACCATGACGGTGCGCGGACGGATTCTGGACGAGAACGGTGCGCCACTGGTGGGTGCCACCGTGCTGCACCCCGGCAGCCTGAGTGGCGTGTCCACCAACGCCGCCGGCGAGTACATGATGCAAGTGCCGGCCGGCACCACTACGCTCAAGTATGGCTACGGCGGCTACCAAGACGAGGAGCTGACGGTACAGAAAAGCACTACCTCCAACGTAACGCTGCTGCCCCAGCAGAAGGAAAAGAAGCGCCATTGGTGGCAGTTTTAG
- the lpdA gene encoding dihydrolipoyl dehydrogenase: protein MNQYDVTVIGSGPGGYVAAIRCSQLGLKTALIEKYDTLGGTCLNVGCIPSKALLDSTEHYHNAAHTFKEHGIELSDLQINMNQLIDRKNGVVKANTDGIQFLMKKNKIDVIHGVGSFVDKNHISIAPTAGGEAQQIETKNVIIATGSKPTVLPFIQQDKQRIITSTEALNIREVPKHMIVIGGGVIGLEMASVYARLGAKVSVVEFMDSLIPTMDRGLGKELKRILGKIGIEFFLSHKVTGATREGDTVTVTATNPKGEEVKFEGDYCLVAVGRAPYTAGLNLEAAGVQMEERGRIKVDEHLQTSVPGIYAIGDVVRGAMLAHKAEEEGVFVAETIAGQKPHINYLLIPGVVYTWPEVAGVGYTEEQLKEQGKAYKTGSFPFRASGRARASMDLDGFVKVLADKETDEILGVHMIGPRIADLIAEAVTAMEFRASAEDVARMSHAHPTYAEAMKEACLAATENRAIHM, encoded by the coding sequence ATGAACCAATACGACGTTACCGTCATCGGCTCCGGGCCCGGCGGCTATGTGGCGGCCATCCGCTGCTCCCAGTTGGGCCTCAAAACCGCCCTCATCGAGAAGTACGACACCCTGGGCGGCACCTGCCTCAACGTGGGCTGCATCCCCAGCAAGGCCCTGCTCGACAGCACCGAGCACTACCACAACGCCGCGCACACCTTCAAGGAGCACGGCATTGAGCTGAGCGACCTGCAGATCAATATGAACCAGCTCATCGACCGCAAAAACGGGGTGGTGAAGGCCAATACAGACGGGATTCAATTCCTGATGAAGAAAAACAAAATCGACGTCATCCACGGCGTTGGTTCGTTTGTCGATAAGAACCACATCAGCATTGCACCCACGGCCGGCGGCGAAGCCCAGCAGATTGAGACGAAGAACGTCATCATTGCTACCGGCTCCAAGCCCACCGTGCTGCCCTTCATCCAGCAGGACAAGCAGCGCATCATCACCAGCACCGAGGCCCTGAACATCCGCGAAGTGCCCAAGCACATGATTGTGATTGGCGGCGGCGTAATCGGGCTGGAAATGGCGTCGGTGTACGCCCGCCTCGGCGCGAAAGTGTCGGTGGTGGAGTTCATGGACTCGCTCATCCCGACCATGGACCGCGGCCTGGGCAAAGAGCTCAAGCGCATCCTGGGCAAAATCGGCATCGAGTTCTTCCTGAGCCACAAGGTAACTGGCGCCACCCGCGAGGGCGACACCGTGACCGTAACCGCCACCAACCCCAAGGGCGAGGAAGTGAAGTTTGAAGGCGACTACTGCCTGGTGGCCGTAGGCCGCGCGCCCTACACCGCGGGCCTGAACCTGGAAGCCGCCGGCGTACAGATGGAGGAGCGCGGCCGCATCAAGGTAGATGAGCACCTGCAAACCTCGGTACCCGGCATCTACGCCATCGGCGACGTGGTGCGCGGCGCGATGCTGGCCCACAAGGCCGAGGAAGAAGGCGTGTTCGTGGCCGAAACTATTGCCGGCCAGAAGCCCCACATCAACTACCTGCTCATTCCCGGCGTGGTGTACACCTGGCCCGAAGTGGCCGGAGTGGGCTACACCGAGGAGCAGCTGAAGGAGCAGGGCAAGGCCTACAAAACCGGCTCGTTCCCGTTCCGCGCCTCGGGCCGCGCCCGCGCCTCCATGGACCTCGACGGCTTCGTGAAAGTGCTGGCCGACAAGGAAACCGACGAAATCCTGGGTGTGCACATGATTGGCCCCCGCATTGCCGACCTCATTGCCGAAGCCGTAACGGCCATGGAGTTCCGCGCCTCCGCCGAGGACGTAGCCCGCATGAGCCACGCTCACCCCACCTACGCCGAAGCCATGAAGGAAGCGTGCCTCGCCGCCACCGAGAACCGAGCGATTCACATGTAA
- a CDS encoding suppressor of fused domain protein has translation MSEQEIEPENSSSGAPIYRYENVEPEPFSLASGDEESIEAISRHIEQHVGPVTGVFHELISDKVHLDVHIVAPTKDFPFYTLVTSGMSDLPMTVPADAESSAYAELCILLPSTWPLSDVGQADSTPTDEAYWPIGWMKFIARFPHEYHTWLGSGHTIPNGEHAEPYAADTKLGCMLLLPSISLPEEFRELRVTDEKTIHFYCLYPIYKEEMELKMNKGVDALLDKFDEAGISDVIDIARPNVAKKKGFLGLW, from the coding sequence ATGTCAGAGCAGGAAATCGAACCAGAGAATTCGTCTTCCGGGGCACCCATTTACCGCTATGAAAATGTAGAACCCGAACCGTTCAGCCTGGCATCCGGCGACGAGGAATCCATTGAGGCTATTTCGAGGCACATCGAACAGCACGTTGGCCCTGTTACCGGGGTTTTTCACGAGCTTATCTCGGACAAAGTGCACCTGGACGTGCATATCGTGGCTCCCACCAAGGATTTTCCCTTTTACACGCTGGTTACGTCCGGCATGAGCGACCTGCCTATGACTGTGCCTGCTGATGCAGAAAGCTCCGCGTACGCGGAGCTGTGCATTCTCCTTCCCAGTACCTGGCCTCTGTCAGACGTTGGGCAGGCAGACTCTACCCCAACGGACGAAGCGTACTGGCCCATTGGCTGGATGAAGTTTATTGCCCGTTTTCCGCACGAATACCACACGTGGCTGGGGTCCGGCCACACCATCCCGAATGGGGAGCATGCCGAGCCTTACGCCGCTGATACGAAGCTGGGCTGCATGCTGCTACTGCCTTCTATCAGCTTACCGGAGGAGTTCCGGGAACTGCGCGTGACGGACGAAAAGACCATCCACTTCTACTGTCTGTACCCCATTTACAAGGAAGAGATGGAGCTAAAAATGAACAAGGGCGTCGATGCGCTGCTCGACAAGTTCGATGAAGCCGGCATTTCCGACGTGATAGACATAGCCCGTCCCAACGTGGCCAAGAAGAAAGGTTTCCTTGGTTTGTGGTAG
- a CDS encoding TPM domain-containing protein: MFLRYVLLWLMLALDAGRQVAAQASYLTRIPDPKTLGQTYVSDPDHLLQPATVRDLNELLQALDQSRRAHIDVVLTRSIGEEVPKTAATALFNRWQIGDRELRNGLLLLIVEDQRRVEIETGYGLEADLPDILCFRVQQRYMVPYLRQGQYDAAVRQGVAALIRQLTTGRLEPADSLATASTDAALALTDDPAAPETAIYASSDPANPNAWSTAEAIGVGLGLVFLLVTGGLLLFNLKPTAGFRWGLGLAVAALVGLWFGTLLLDLAVPATALLALCYAVPLLGAHAYLWQVQQRLAALAGQSRHARYVFLSEALHGLGMLRYVFPLGLVWLWPRQQRRLAALRNEPYACPACAHPMHRLDETQDDATLQPGQVAEERVASVDYDAWQCPACQQQLLLPYANLATDAKACIMCRYHTAQPQPDEVMEEATTSHGGWGWHVWHCAFCQHTQRTKYTTARLSSSGSSSGSSSGGSSWSSSSGGSSGGGGAGSSW, from the coding sequence ATGTTTCTGCGTTACGTGCTTTTGTGGCTGATGCTGGCGCTGGACGCAGGCCGGCAGGTGGCGGCGCAGGCGTCCTACCTCACCCGCATCCCCGACCCCAAAACGCTGGGCCAGACCTACGTCAGTGACCCCGACCACCTGCTGCAGCCCGCCACCGTGCGCGACCTGAACGAGCTGCTGCAGGCCCTCGACCAAAGCCGCCGCGCCCACATCGACGTGGTGCTGACCCGCAGCATTGGGGAGGAAGTACCTAAGACGGCCGCCACGGCCCTGTTCAACCGCTGGCAGATTGGGGACCGGGAGCTGCGCAACGGCTTGCTGCTGCTGATAGTGGAAGACCAGCGCCGGGTGGAAATCGAAACCGGCTACGGCCTCGAAGCCGACTTGCCCGACATCCTGTGCTTCCGCGTGCAGCAGCGGTATATGGTGCCCTACCTGCGCCAGGGCCAGTACGATGCCGCTGTGCGCCAAGGCGTGGCCGCCCTGATCCGGCAGCTCACCACCGGCCGCCTGGAGCCCGCCGACTCGCTGGCCACTGCCTCAACAGACGCTGCCCTGGCCCTGACCGACGACCCGGCCGCCCCCGAAACTGCCATTTACGCCAGCTCCGACCCTGCCAACCCCAATGCCTGGAGCACGGCCGAGGCCATTGGCGTGGGGCTGGGGCTGGTGTTTTTGCTGGTGACGGGCGGGCTGCTGTTGTTCAACCTCAAGCCCACGGCCGGCTTCCGCTGGGGGCTGGGGCTGGCCGTGGCGGCGTTGGTGGGGCTGTGGTTTGGCACCTTGCTGCTGGACCTGGCGGTGCCGGCCACCGCCCTACTGGCGCTGTGCTACGCAGTGCCGCTGCTGGGCGCGCACGCCTACCTGTGGCAGGTGCAGCAGCGCCTGGCCGCCCTGGCCGGCCAGAGCCGCCACGCCCGCTATGTGTTTCTCAGCGAAGCCCTGCATGGCCTGGGGATGCTGCGCTACGTGTTTCCGCTGGGGCTGGTGTGGCTGTGGCCCCGGCAGCAGCGCCGCCTGGCTGCCCTCCGCAACGAGCCCTACGCCTGCCCCGCCTGCGCCCACCCCATGCATCGCCTCGACGAAACCCAGGACGACGCCACCCTGCAGCCCGGCCAGGTAGCCGAGGAGCGCGTGGCCTCCGTGGACTACGACGCGTGGCAGTGCCCGGCCTGCCAGCAGCAGCTACTCCTGCCCTACGCCAACCTCGCCACCGACGCCAAGGCCTGCATAATGTGCCGCTACCACACCGCCCAGCCCCAGCCCGACGAGGTAATGGAAGAAGCCACCACGTCGCACGGCGGCTGGGGGTGGCATGTGTGGCACTGCGCCTTCTGCCAGCACACCCAGCGCACCAAATACACCACCGCGCGCCTGTCGTCGTCGGGTAGCTCGTCGGGGTCGTCGTCGGGGGGCAGCTCCTGGTCGAGCAGCAGCGGCGGCAGCTCGGGCGGCGGCGGGGCCGGCAGCAGCTGGTAG
- a CDS encoding porin family protein gives MHQKLTALSGLLLLAVSAHAQLGVRVGANSTTIATKTPQQGQQASADAKTGFQVGVFYEHKLGPRFSVVPELQFSRQRTQLHSVESWSGVAGVTTYTTDSRLSQSYLHLPVLLRARFGNFYVEGGPQASLQLASHEAGTTVITSSYDPNSSQQNFDRTATNSYRRFDVGLCAGLGMQLPAGFSIGLRGTSSLLPLNSKESSAPGFTINRRSQTVQASISYQLRSAGK, from the coding sequence ATGCATCAGAAACTAACAGCCCTAAGCGGCCTGCTGCTGCTGGCCGTCAGCGCCCACGCCCAACTAGGTGTGCGCGTCGGTGCCAACTCTACTACTATTGCCACTAAAACTCCACAACAGGGCCAGCAAGCCAGCGCCGACGCCAAAACCGGCTTTCAGGTGGGCGTATTCTACGAGCACAAGCTAGGCCCGCGCTTCTCGGTGGTGCCGGAGTTGCAGTTCAGCCGCCAGCGCACCCAACTGCACTCAGTAGAATCGTGGAGCGGAGTAGCAGGAGTGACGACATACACTACCGATTCACGGCTCAGCCAAAGCTACCTGCACTTGCCCGTTCTGTTGCGCGCCCGTTTTGGCAACTTCTACGTGGAAGGCGGCCCTCAGGCCAGTCTGCAGCTGGCTTCCCACGAAGCCGGCACCACAGTAATAACCAGTTCCTACGACCCCAACTCTTCCCAGCAGAATTTCGACCGCACCGCCACTAACAGCTACCGCCGTTTCGATGTGGGCTTATGCGCCGGCCTGGGCATGCAGCTGCCAGCGGGTTTCAGCATTGGGCTACGAGGCACGTCCAGTCTGCTGCCACTCAACTCCAAAGAGTCATCGGCTCCCGGTTTCACCATCAACCGACGCAGCCAAACGGTACAGGCGTCCATCAGCTACCAGTTGCGGAGTGCTGGAAAATAG
- a CDS encoding porin family protein: MYPKLLLSGLLLLAGSAHAQLGVRAGANTTTMAIETPQQGQRASADAKAGFQVGVYYEHQLGARFSVVPELQFSRQRTQLRLEESIFADPTYASDYRLSQSYLQLPVLLRARFGRFYVEGGPQASLQLASREVGTEFYGTLAGSFYADIDRAATDRYRRLDVGVCAGLGVQLPSGFGIGLRGTAGLLPLQRQDSRTPAYSGNLRSQSVQASISYQLRPRS; encoded by the coding sequence ATGTATCCGAAACTGCTACTAAGCGGCCTGCTACTGCTGGCCGGCAGCGCCCATGCCCAGCTGGGTGTGCGCGCCGGCGCCAACACTACCACGATGGCCATTGAAACCCCACAGCAGGGCCAGCGGGCCAGCGCCGACGCGAAAGCCGGTTTTCAGGTGGGCGTATACTACGAGCACCAACTGGGTGCGCGTTTCTCGGTGGTGCCGGAGCTGCAGTTCAGCCGCCAGCGCACCCAGTTGCGCCTAGAGGAGAGTATTTTTGCCGATCCTACCTACGCCTCAGACTATCGGCTCAGCCAGAGCTATCTGCAGCTGCCCGTGCTGCTGCGCGCCCGGTTCGGCCGTTTCTACGTGGAAGGCGGGCCCCAGGCCAGCCTGCAGCTGGCTTCGCGGGAAGTGGGCACCGAGTTCTACGGCACCCTGGCCGGAAGCTTTTATGCCGACATCGACCGCGCTGCCACTGACCGTTATCGCCGCCTAGATGTGGGCGTGTGCGCCGGGCTAGGCGTGCAGCTGCCGTCGGGCTTTGGTATCGGGCTGCGAGGCACAGCCGGCTTGCTACCACTGCAGCGCCAGGACTCACGCACACCAGCCTACAGCGGCAACCTACGCAGCCAGTCGGTGCAGGCTTCCATCAGCTACCAGCTACGCCCGCGCTCCTGA
- a CDS encoding cold-shock protein: MGKSQATFGKKENEKKRLKKRNEKAEKKEERQANAKKGQPLDEMLAYVDENGNITSTPPDPTKKKKEIKVEDIRIGAIRQEDMEEEDPIRKGQVTFFNDSKGYGFIKDSVTQQSIFVHANGLSSGTTIKENDKVSFEVEMGPKGPSAFNVKLGGE, translated from the coding sequence ATGGGCAAATCGCAGGCAACCTTCGGCAAGAAGGAAAATGAGAAAAAGCGGCTGAAGAAGCGCAACGAAAAAGCAGAGAAGAAAGAAGAGCGCCAAGCCAACGCCAAGAAGGGCCAACCGCTTGACGAAATGCTCGCCTACGTAGACGAGAACGGCAACATCACGTCGACGCCGCCGGACCCGACCAAGAAGAAAAAGGAAATCAAGGTGGAGGACATCCGCATTGGCGCCATACGCCAGGAGGATATGGAGGAGGAAGACCCGATCCGCAAGGGCCAGGTTACGTTCTTCAACGACTCCAAGGGCTACGGTTTCATCAAGGACTCTGTAACGCAGCAGAGCATCTTCGTGCACGCCAACGGCCTGTCGAGCGGCACCACCATCAAGGAAAACGACAAAGTAAGCTTCGAGGTGGAAATGGGCCCCAAAGGCCCGAGCGCCTTCAACGTGAAGCTGGGCGGCGAGTAA
- a CDS encoding pseudouridine synthase — MNHRHFLLHKPFGYLSQFRSEDAREARKKKFLGALHDFPEGTMSIGRLDEHSEGLLLLTTDGRVSERVRRKDVEKEYYAQVDGLITDEAVRLLQQGVEIGVPEGKYLTLPCAAFRLEQAPDLPPRTRKIRDERHGPTSWVSITVTEGKNRQVRKMTAAAGFPTLRLVRVRIGSIVLGSLPPGEVREVDELQW; from the coding sequence ATGAATCACCGCCATTTCCTGTTGCACAAGCCGTTCGGCTACCTTAGTCAATTTCGCAGCGAAGATGCCCGCGAGGCCCGGAAAAAGAAATTCCTGGGAGCCCTGCACGACTTCCCCGAAGGCACCATGTCCATTGGCCGCCTCGACGAGCACAGCGAAGGCCTGCTGCTGCTCACCACCGACGGCCGCGTGAGCGAGCGGGTGCGCCGCAAAGACGTGGAGAAAGAATACTACGCCCAGGTAGATGGACTCATCACCGACGAAGCCGTGCGGCTACTGCAGCAGGGCGTAGAAATCGGGGTGCCAGAAGGCAAGTACCTGACGCTGCCCTGCGCCGCTTTTCGGCTGGAGCAGGCCCCGGATCTGCCGCCGCGCACCCGCAAAATCCGCGACGAGCGGCATGGCCCCACCAGCTGGGTCAGCATCACCGTGACCGAGGGCAAGAACCGCCAAGTGCGCAAAATGACGGCCGCTGCCGGTTTTCCTACGCTGCGACTGGTGCGGGTGCGCATCGGCAGCATTGTGCTGGGCAGCCTGCCGCCCGGCGAGGTGCGGGAAGTGGACGAACTGCAATGGTAA
- a CDS encoding head GIN domain-containing protein yields MRTASLLRSAAVAAIFSVVAVSAAQAQQLRKVGSFDKLRASGACDVVLVQGAGSEVKVQAEADVEKYIVTEVQNGTLQIYRDKKAPSQLFNNKKVTVYVTCPRLTGIETSGASDIKSTSTFTADNFSIRASGASDVTLRLDTKALTVQASGACDIKLAGRAERQQVQISGSSDYRANELQSRTADVQASGASDAYVFVEESLTSRASGASDVRNKGKARVTR; encoded by the coding sequence ATGCGTACTGCTTCTCTTCTCCGTTCTGCGGCCGTGGCCGCCATTTTCAGCGTGGTGGCCGTGTCGGCTGCTCAGGCCCAGCAGCTGCGCAAAGTGGGCTCGTTTGATAAGCTGCGGGCCAGCGGAGCCTGCGACGTGGTGCTGGTGCAGGGCGCAGGCTCCGAGGTGAAAGTGCAGGCCGAAGCCGACGTGGAAAAGTACATCGTGACCGAAGTGCAGAACGGCACGCTGCAGATCTACCGCGACAAAAAAGCGCCCAGCCAGCTGTTCAACAACAAGAAAGTGACGGTGTACGTGACCTGCCCGCGCCTGACCGGCATCGAAACCAGTGGCGCCTCCGACATCAAGAGCACCTCCACGTTCACGGCCGACAACTTCAGCATCCGGGCCAGCGGCGCCTCCGACGTGACGCTGCGCCTCGATACCAAAGCCCTGACGGTGCAAGCCTCCGGCGCCTGCGACATCAAGCTGGCCGGCCGCGCCGAGCGCCAGCAGGTGCAGATCAGTGGCAGCAGCGACTACCGCGCCAACGAGCTGCAAAGCCGCACCGCCGACGTGCAGGCCTCCGGCGCCTCCGATGCCTACGTCTTCGTGGAAGAAAGCCTGACCTCGCGCGCCTCCGGCGCCAGCGACGTGCGCAACAAAGGCAAAGCCCGTGTGACCCGCTAA
- a CDS encoding T-complex 10 C-terminal domain-containing protein → MHKTLLFVSAAATLLAASCSQDKPAAVDAATTPSADTAVVVDNAVDTTTYRTDADRLADRIAEDLKLTDTVVVTRIEKTYYTRGRRLGEIETSYATDTTGRYAAIRQVNDDTDREVKTIVTDPNQYNTYSSNRGTYYAGTPYTVTETRVVEEDRSAPARRTGPSIVKYDKKANGETKIVYSNGTTVKIDKDGDRKTEYSNGTKVKRDADDGKVKVKD, encoded by the coding sequence ATGCATAAGACCCTGCTTTTTGTCTCGGCTGCTGCCACATTGCTGGCCGCCTCCTGCTCCCAGGACAAACCCGCTGCCGTCGACGCGGCCACCACGCCCTCGGCCGATACGGCCGTAGTCGTTGACAATGCTGTCGACACCACCACCTACCGCACCGATGCCGACCGCCTCGCCGACCGGATTGCCGAAGACCTGAAGCTGACGGATACGGTTGTCGTGACGCGCATCGAGAAAACGTACTATACGCGGGGCCGCCGCCTCGGCGAGATTGAAACCAGCTACGCCACCGACACCACCGGCCGCTACGCCGCCATCCGCCAAGTAAACGACGACACCGACCGTGAGGTGAAAACCATCGTCACGGACCCCAACCAGTACAACACTTACTCGTCGAACCGTGGCACTTACTACGCCGGCACGCCCTACACCGTAACGGAAACCCGCGTGGTGGAAGAAGACCGTAGCGCCCCCGCCCGCCGCACCGGCCCCAGCATCGTGAAGTACGATAAAAAGGCCAACGGCGAAACCAAAATCGTGTACTCCAACGGTACCACGGTGAAAATCGACAAGGATGGCGACCGGAAAACCGAGTACTCAAATGGCACCAAAGTGAAGCGCGACGCCGACGACGGCAAGGTGAAAGTGAAAGACTAG
- a CDS encoding LytR/AlgR family response regulator transcription factor, with product MTTTPAPVRCLIVDDEPLAHQVLTQFIGQTPGLTLTGKCRNAMEAYEHLAQHPVDLLFLDIEMPLVTGLSFLKSLTHPPKTVLTTAYREYAYEGYELDVLDYLLKPFSYERFMKAVARLPATQPVPPADTTEEKYLLVKERQGLLKVPHRDIVYVEGCKDYVKITTATKSYLLHHTMKEMVAVLGPAFVRVHRSFIVAAAHIRMLQPDNVLLLDNTLLPIGNSHRAELLAFFKK from the coding sequence ATGACCACTACCCCCGCCCCTGTCCGTTGCCTGATTGTGGATGATGAGCCGCTGGCCCATCAGGTGCTTACCCAGTTCATCGGCCAGACGCCGGGGCTCACGCTCACGGGCAAGTGCCGCAACGCCATGGAGGCCTACGAGCACCTGGCCCAGCACCCCGTGGACCTGCTGTTTCTGGACATTGAAATGCCGCTCGTGACAGGCCTGAGTTTCCTCAAAAGCCTCACCCACCCGCCCAAAACCGTGCTGACCACCGCCTACCGCGAGTACGCCTACGAGGGCTACGAGCTGGATGTGCTCGACTACCTGCTCAAGCCTTTCAGCTACGAGCGGTTCATGAAGGCCGTGGCCCGCCTGCCCGCCACCCAGCCCGTGCCGCCCGCCGACACCACCGAGGAAAAGTACCTGCTGGTGAAGGAGCGCCAGGGTTTGCTGAAAGTCCCGCACCGCGACATTGTGTACGTGGAGGGCTGTAAGGATTACGTGAAAATCACGACGGCCACCAAAAGCTATCTGCTACACCACACCATGAAGGAAATGGTGGCCGTGCTGGGTCCGGCCTTTGTGCGGGTGCACCGCTCCTTCATCGTGGCCGCCGCCCACATCCGCATGCTCCAGCCCGATAATGTGCTGCTGCTCGACAACACGCTACTGCCCATCGGCAACTCACACCGGGCCGAATTGCTGGCATTTTTCAAGAAATAG
- a CDS encoding sensor histidine kinase: MQMPRLTPTGPDRPSRFPLVFEGLVWLLYVGLYKYNFFMQEAGRLVPLTERANFPYPQLMLFALLSTLYIVPYYRGLLPLLLRRRRYALLGIGALLYTWWGIKLNMVLAHGLFQYIPSPPQLVSYYQQEYLESAATLAGRAQYHISLLFTDLLAFSCVAFVRLAFEHEQRRRHLEKDHLALQMEQLKAQLQPHFLFNTLNSIYGLSLAGSPETPRFILLLSELMRYVLYDSGKAQVPLTEEVEFMANYFELEQRKYAGARVEFRAVGEAAGVQVPPLLLLPLVENSFKHGRHHFSDAATVQATLTTTPGRLHFLIENDMLPEAPAASPKRSGGIGLQNIRQRLNLYYPNAHELHLTEHNGRYRAELTLRV; encoded by the coding sequence ATGCAAATGCCCCGCCTCACCCCCACCGGCCCCGACCGGCCCAGTCGTTTTCCACTTGTGTTTGAGGGGCTGGTGTGGCTGCTGTACGTGGGCCTCTACAAGTACAACTTCTTCATGCAGGAGGCCGGGCGCCTTGTGCCGCTCACGGAGCGCGCCAACTTCCCCTACCCCCAGCTGATGCTTTTTGCGCTGCTGTCCACGCTCTACATTGTGCCCTACTACCGCGGGCTGCTGCCACTGCTGCTGCGCCGCCGACGCTATGCGCTGCTGGGTATCGGCGCCTTGCTCTATACGTGGTGGGGCATCAAGCTGAATATGGTGCTAGCCCACGGCCTGTTTCAGTACATACCCAGCCCGCCCCAGTTGGTGAGCTATTATCAACAGGAGTATCTGGAATCTGCCGCCACCCTGGCAGGCAGGGCCCAATACCACATCAGCCTGCTGTTTACCGACCTGCTGGCCTTCAGCTGCGTGGCGTTTGTGCGGCTGGCCTTCGAACACGAGCAGCGCCGCCGCCACCTCGAAAAAGACCACCTGGCCCTACAGATGGAGCAGCTGAAAGCCCAGTTGCAGCCCCACTTTCTATTCAACACCCTCAACAGCATCTACGGCCTGAGTCTGGCCGGCTCGCCCGAAACGCCGCGCTTCATTCTGTTGCTCTCGGAGCTGATGCGCTACGTGCTGTATGACAGCGGCAAGGCGCAGGTGCCGCTGACGGAGGAAGTGGAGTTTATGGCCAACTACTTCGAGCTGGAGCAGCGCAAGTACGCCGGGGCGCGGGTGGAGTTCCGGGCCGTGGGCGAGGCGGCCGGCGTGCAGGTGCCGCCGCTGCTGCTGCTGCCGCTGGTAGAAAACAGCTTCAAGCACGGCCGCCACCACTTCTCCGACGCGGCCACCGTGCAGGCCACGCTTACCACCACGCCCGGCCGCCTGCACTTCCTCATCGAAAACGACATGCTGCCTGAAGCCCCAGCCGCCTCGCCCAAGCGCAGCGGCGGCATCGGCCTCCAGAATATCCGCCAGCGCCTGAACCTCTACTACCCCAATGCCCACGAGCTGCACCTCACCGAGCACAACGGCCGCTACCGCGCCGAGCTGACGCTGCGGGTGTAG